The Streptomyces sp. 135 sequence GGGCTGTGGAGGCGGGACTCGACAAAGACCGTCATGACGAGGTGTCCGTTTCCTGGTCCTGGCGACCCGCCGTACGCGCCCGCCCGCCGTCGGGCTTGACCCGGCGGCGGTGACTGGTGTCGCACCAGGGGTACGTACGGCTGCGGCGGCACGTGCAGATCGCGACGGCGAAGCGCCGCGAGGTGTGGACGGCGCCGTCGTCCCCGACCACCTCGACCGGACCCTCCACCAGGAGTGGGCCCTCGGGGTCGATCGTGACGCGGCGCGGCTGTTCAGCGGAGTTCGGCACGGATGACCACCAGCTCCTCGCGGTTGTCGTCCTCGCCGAGGAGACCGCGCCGGCGCAGCCAGCCCCTGCGGGATCGCAGCACGGGCCCGAACGGGATGAACTCCCGGTCCGATACCTCGGCCCGCATGCCGAGCTTCGCGAGCCGGTCGAGCGTGGCGTCGGCGTCGCACAGCGCGGAGTGCACCATCAGCAGGACGCCGCCCGGGCGCAGGGCGCGGGGCGCGGCGTCGCAGACACGGTCCACGAGGGCCCGCCCGGCGGGGCCGCCGTCCCACGCCCGCGCCGCGCCGCGCCGGGGCAGCCGCGGAGAAGGAGACGGCACGTAGGGCGGGTTGCTGACCACGAGGTCGTAGGGGCCCTTCGGCAGCGCGGTCCGCAGGTCGCCGTGGCGCACGGTGACCGACTGCCCGGCCAGGCGCGCGTTGAGGCGCGCGGTCAGCACCGCTCGCCAGGAGATGTCGACCGCCGTGACCCGCGCGCCCCGGCGGGCCGCCGCGACGGCGAGTGCTCCGGTGCCGGTGCCCAGGTCCAGGACGGAAGTGCCCTCGTCGATGCCCTCGCGGTGCAGGGCACGGGTCAGGAGTTCGGTGTCGTACTGGGGCGCGTACACCCCGGGCGGGGCGAGCAGATGTGCCGGACGGACCGGCGGCGGCATCGACGTCCGCGTCTGCGTGGTCATGCGGCATCTCCCGTCTGTGGGAACTCCACGAGGGGCGTTCCTCCCTCCACACTCCGCCGGTTCGTCATCGGTCACCACTTGAGGCGTCACAGGTGGTGACGTGTCGCGAACAGCGCGGATCGCTTCCTGCGTCTGTCCTGACCCAGGGTGCCCGCCCGCCGGTGATCCACACCTGCGCGTGCGGGACCCGGTCCTGCCTGCTCGGAGCGGGGCCGCCATACTCTGCGCATGCCCGTCGTCATCGTGGGGGCCGGTCCCGCCGGCCTCACCGTCGCCAACATCCTGCGCGCCGCCTCCGTGGAGTGCGTGGTCCTGGAGACGGAGAGCAGGGAGTTCATCGAACAGCGGCCCCGCGCGGGATTCCTGGAGGAGTGGGCGGTACGCGCCCTGGAACTGCGCGGGCTGGCCGACCGGCTCCTCGCGCGGGCGCAGGCGCACAGCGAGTGCGAGTTCCGCGGCGCGGGGCGGCGCCACCGCTTCCGCTACGGCGAGCTGTCCGGGCACCGCCACTTCGTCTACCCCCAGCCCCTGCTGGTCACGGACCTGGTGCGGGCCTACGCCGACGAAGCGGGAGGCGACATCAGGTTCGGCGTACGCGACGTCGCCCTGCACGGCATCGACACCGACCGCCCGTCGGTGGCGTACACGGACCCCGCGACGGGGGAGCGCGTACGGATCGACTGCGACGCCGTCGCGGGATGCGACGGCGCGCGCGGTGTGACACGTGCCTGCCTGCCCGCCGAGCACGTCACGGTCGCCCGCCGCGACTACGGCATCGGCTGGCTGGCGCTGCTCGCCGAGGCGCCGCCCTCATCGGAGCGCGTCGTCTTCGGCCTCCACCCCCGCGGCTTCGCCGCCCACATGGCGCGCAGTCCCGAGGTCACCCGCTACTACCTGCAATGCCCGCCCGGCGACGACCCGGCGACCTGGCGGCACGAGCGCGTCTGGGCCGAGCTGCACCAGCGGCTGGCCGCCGACGGCGCGCCGCCGCTCGTCGAGGGGCGGCTCATCGAGAAGCGCGTCCTGGACATGCACAACTACGTCGTGGAACCCATGGCGTACGGGCGCCTGTACCTCGCGGGAGACGCCGCCCACCTCACCGCGCCGATCGCCGCGAAGGGCATGAACCTCGCCCTGCACGACGCGCTGCTCCTCGGCGACGCGCTCGTCGCGTACGTCGGGGAAGGGGACGAGCGCGGGTTGCGGGGCTACTCGGCGGCCGCCTTGCGGCGGGTGTGGGAGTACCAGGAGTTCTCCCAGTGGTTCGCGGACCTCCTGCACGGAGCCTCATCCGGTGACCCCTTCGCGGCGGGGATCGCGGACGCCCGGCTGCGCAGGCTGTTCGATTCGCCGGCCGCTGCGGTCGCCTTCGCGGAGCTCTACATCGGCAAGGTGTCCGTCGGCTGACGCCCCGCTGCCGCGAGGCGCGAGGGGCAGGGGGGTACGCCGGTCAGTCCGCCGACGTGTGCCGGTACCGCGCCCAGGCGGGCAGCACGAACCAGCACAGCAGGTACCAGGCGACGACACCGGCCACCAGCCACGGCACCACGGTGTCGTCGGTGGCGATCCGCAGCACCAGCAGCAGCGCCGCCGTCGACGTGCCGAGCAGCAGGATCAGGCCGGCCAGGGTCAGACGCGACGCCCACACCACCGCCTGCGGCTTGATCTGGCGGCCCGAGACGATGCGGTGGAAGGAGACGGGGCCGATGAGGGCTCCCGTGGCCGTCGAACCGAGGATCACGGTCACGACGTAGATCTTCTGGTCGGTGTCGCCCAGCTCCGCGTAGCGCGGGGTGAAGACCACGGTGAGGAGGAAGCCGAACAGGATCTGCACCCCGGTCTGGGCCACCCGCACTTCCTGGATCAGCTCGGTCCAGCGGCGGTCGGCGCGCTCGCTCTCCGTCTCGCGGCGGTCGTCGTCCGTGTCTTCTGCTCCGGCCCCGCCCCGGGGCTTGCCGTCCGACGTGTTCACGCCACCGAGTCTGCCCACGAACCGCGGAAACAACAATTCGGAAGCGACCGCCGGCCACGGCGATTGATCATGGCAATTGATCGCGACTTCGCTGATTCGACCGTGTGAGGCGGGGCAGGCGGGCCTTGAGTGAACGTCGGACCCGAACCTCAGGGAGGACCTCGTGCTGCTGGCACACCCCGCCGTGCTGGAAGACCTGGTGGAGCGCTACAAGGCCCTGGCGGTGCTCCGTGCCGACCAGGGGGATGCCGCGGCCCGGCAGGAGTTCGAGGACGTCGCGTACAGCCTCTGCCTGGCCACCGGTACCAGCGACGTCGACGCGGCGCTCGTGGCGGCCAGCCACCGGCTGCCGGGAGCGAGGGTCACGGACGACTCGCTGCTGTCCGCGTGACTCCTGTGACCCCTTCTCGTGCCGGGGCCTGCCGGGCCTACTCCGCCGGGCCGTGCCAGACCGTCGTGGCGTTGCAGAACTCGCGGATGCCGTGGCCCGAGAGCTCCCGCCCGTAGCCGGAGCGCTTGACGCCGCCGAACGGCAGGCCGGGGTGGGAGGCGGTCATGCCGTTGAAGAAGACACCGCCCGCCTGGAGGTCCCGTACGCAGCGCGCGATGTCGGCCTCGTCGCGGGTCCACACGTTCGAACTCAGTCCGAACGGCGTGTCGTTGGCGAGCGCCACGGCCTCGTCCAGGTCGTCCACGCGGTAGAGCGTGGCCACCGGACCGAACGTCTCCTCGCGGTGGATCCGCATCCGCGGGGTGATGTCCGCGAGGACGGTGGGGGCGTAGAACCAGCCCCGCTCCTGCTCCTTGGGGCGCTGCCCGCCGCAGAGCGCGGTCGCGCCGTGGGCCACCGCGTCGTCGACGAGTTCCTCCAGGTCGGCGCGGCCCCGTTCGCTGGAGAGCGGGCCCACGTCGGTCTCCTCGCTCAGCGGGTCGCCGACGGTCAACTTCCGCATTCCCGCGACGAAACGCTCGCGGAAGGCCTCGTAGACGTCGGCGTGCACGATGAAGCGCTTGGCGGCGATGCAGGACTGGCCGTTGTTCTGCACCCGGGCGGTCACCGCGGTCTTCGCGGCTTGCTCGACGTCGGCGCTCGGCAGCACCAGGTACGGGTCGCTGCCGCCCAGTTCCAGGACGGTCTTCTTGATCTCGTCGCCCGCCACGGACGCCACCGCGCGGCCGGCGGGCTCGCTGCCGGTCAGCGTCGCGGCGGCCACCCGGTGGTCCCGCAGGATGTCCTCGATGGCGTCCGAGCCGACGAGCAGCGTCTGGAAGCAGCCCTCGGGGAAGCCGGCCCGGCGGAAGAGGTCCTCCAGGTACAGCGCCGTCCGCGGCACGTTCGAGGCGTGCTTGAGCAGGCCGACGTTGCCCGCCATGAGCGCGGGGGCGGCGAAGCGGACGACCTGCCAGAGCGGGAAGTTCCACGGCATCACGGCGAGCACGACCCCGAGCGGGCGGTAGTGGACGACCGCCCGGGACGCCCCGGAGTCCCTCACGTCGGCCTCGGCGGGGTGCTCGTCCGCGAGGAGGCCCTCGGCGTGGTCGGCGTACCAGCGCATGGCCTTGACGCACTTCGCCGCCTCGGCCCTCGCGGCCTTGATCGGCTTGCCCATCTCCGTGGTCATGGTGCGGGCGATGCTCTCGGTGTCCTCCTCCAGCAGCTCCGCGGCCCGGCGCAGGAGGCGTGAGCGTTCCCCGAAGCTCGTGGTGCGGTGGTGGCCGTACGCGGCGTGGGCCGCCGCCAGTCGGCGTTCGATCTCCGCGGGCGCGATCGGCTCGAAGGTTTCGAGCGTCTCGCCGGTGGCGGGGTTGACCGTGGCGATGGGCATGCCGTTCCTCCTGGTGACGCCTGGCGCGGCCGGGCTGGTGCGGTGGGGGCGGGGGCGGCGGCCCGCCGCCGTTCCACCCTAGGTCGGCGCATGCGCGGGGGCATGCGGAGAGGCGGAGCGCGCCGCCCGGGGGGGTCGCGCGCTCCGCCCCGGGCGGCGCGTGCCGTCAGTCGGTGGAGAGGGCCTCCAGGAGCTGTCCGGCCTTGGGGTCGGAGAGCGCGCGGGCCGCGTCGGCGAGCGCCACCATGCCCACGAGGGTGTGGCCGTCGATCACGGGCAGCCGGCGGACCTTGTGACTCGTCATGGTCGCGAAGACCTCGTCGACGCTGTCGTCCGCGCCGATCGTCACGGCCTCGCTCTGCGCGAGCTCCTTCACCAGGACCTTGGCGGGGTCCTTCCCCTTGCCGAGGACCTTGACCACGATGTCCCGGTCGGTGATGACGCCCTTGAGGCGGTCGTCGGTGCCGCAGATGGGCAGGGCGCCGACGCCGAGTTCGGTGAGTTTCGTGGCCGCCTGGGTGACGGTCTCCTCGGCTCCGGCACACTCGGCGCCCGGCGTCATGATGTCGCGTGCGGTGGTCACGTGGACCTCCTTGGCGGTCGATGGGCGGTCGGGCCTGGTGACCCAGGCCGTCGTCGTCGACCGGGTGCCCCGCACGGGGGGAGATGACACACGGCCGCCCGGGTCCGTTCGCCCGGCCGGTCCGTGCGTCGTTCACAGGCCGAGTTCGGTGAGGCCCGGGTGGTCGTCGGGGCGGCGGCCGAGCGGCCAGTGGTACAGCCGGTCGGACTCCTGGATGGGGAGGTCGTTGATGGAGGCGTGGCGGGCGCGCATCAGGCCGTCGGCGTCGAACTGCCAGTTCTCGTTGCCGTACGAGCGGTACCACTGGCCGGAGTCGTCGCGCCACTCGTACGCGAAGCGCACCGCGATGCGGTCGTCGGAGTGCGCCCACACCTCTTTGATCAGGCGGTATTCGAGCTCGCGGGCCCACTTGCGGGACAGGAGGGCGACGATGGCGTCGCGCCCGGTGACGAACTCGGCGCGGTTGCGCCAGTGGGAGTCCTCGCTGTAGGCGAGGGCGACCTTCTCGGGGTCGCGGCTGTTCCAGCCGTCCTCGGCGAGACGGACCTTCTCGACGGCCGACCGGTGGCTGAAGGGCGGGACGGGCGGGCGAGGGGTGGAGGGTGTGGTCATGGCTTCCTTTCGTGGGGCGTCACCTTAGCGAGAACGATCGTTCTCGCACAATGGCGGCGGGGGGCGAAAGGCGCGTAGTAGGCTGAGAGAACGTTCGTTCTCGACCTGTTCTCGCCCCGTTCTCGACCGACCCGTCGGAGACCCCATGGATCACGCCGAAGCCGAGGCCCGGCTCCTCGACGCCGCGGAGAAGCTGTTCTACGAACGCGGCGTCCAGGCGGTCGGCATGGATCAGGTCCGCACGGCCTCGGGCGTCTCGCTCAAGCGGCTCTACCAGGTCTTCCCGTCCAAGTCGGAGCTGGTCCGCGCCTGTCTCGACCGCCACGACCGCCGCTGGCGGGCACGGCTCGCCGCCCATGTGGAGGGCTGCCCCGCGGGCCGGGAGCGGGTCCTCGCGGTCTACGACTGGCTGTACGAGTGGTTCACCGAACCGGACTTCAGGGGCTGTGCCTTCATCAACGCCTACGGAGAGCTGGGCGCCGTCGATCAGGCGGTCGCCGACACCGTCAGGGCGCACAAGAGCGCGTTCCACGACTACCTCGCCGGTCTTGTGGCATCAGCGGGCGGGTCCGAACGCGCCGTCGCCCCGCTGGTCCTCCTCGCGGAGGGGGCCATGACGGCCGCCGCGATCTCCGGCTCACCCGAACCGGCACGTCAAGCCCGCCTCGGTGCCGCCCAGTTGCTGGCCGCGCCGTAAGCTCCGTCCTTTCGGCATATGGAGGGGTGATGGCGAAGACGTATCGCATGAACGCCGGCACACGTGTGATCAATCGCGTGTTCCACACGATGACGCGGCTCGGGGTCGGCAAGGGCTACCGCTACAACCTGACGGTGCGCGGCAGGAAGACCGGCCGTTCCTACTCCACGCCGGTCGATGTGATGTCGGACGGCGACGAGCGCTGGCTCGTCGCTGCCTACGGGGTGAGCGACTGGGTGCGCAACGCCCGCGCGGCCGGGCAGGTGGGACTCGGCAGGGGTGGCAGGTCGCGGACGCACAAGGTGGTCGAGCTCGGGCCCGAGGAGAGCGTGCCGGTGCTGCGGCAGTATCTGCGGGAAGTGCCCGTCACCCGGGCCTACTTCGACGTGACCGGCGAGTCGTCCGACGAGGAGTTCGCCGCCGAGGCGGCACGCCATCCGGTGTTCCGGTTGGAGCCGCTGACGTGAAGTGCCGGGCGGGCCTGCCGCGCAGGCCCGCCCGCGGGGATCAGCAGCTCAGGTTCGCGCCGGTCGTGGTGCCGAGGATCTGTGTGAACGCCTTGTACTTGTCGATGCGGCTCTGGACCTGGGCGGGGTTGCCGCCGTTGCACTCCAGGGTGCCGTTGATCGCGCGGATGGTCTCACCGAAACCGGCGCCGTTGACCATCGCGTTGTGCGGGGTCATGGTGCCCGGGCCGCTCTGGGTGTTCCAGTACCAAAGGCCCGTCTGCCAGGCGATGGCCGGGTTCTGCTCCACCAGGTAAGGGTTGTTGAGCAGGTCGATGCCGAGCGCGTCGCCCGCCGCCTTGTAGTTGAAGTTCCAGCTCAGCTGGATCGGGCCGCGGCCGTAGTAGGCGGCCTGTCCGGCGGGGCAGCCGTAGGGCTGGGTCTTGTCGCAGTAGTGGGGGTAGTTGTTCTGGTTCTGCTCGACGACGTGGACCAGGCCGCCCGTCTCGTGGCTGACGTTGGCGAGGAACGCCGCGGCCTCCTGGCGCTTGACGGTGTCGCTGCCGGTGTTCGCGAAGCCCGGGTAGGCCTTGAGCGCGTCGGTCAGGCCCTTGTACGTGTAGAACGAATTCCGGTTCGGGAACATCTGGTTGAACTGGGCCTCGCTGACGACGAAGCCGGACGGGTCGGGGTTGCCCGGACCCGTGCCGCCACCGCAGGTGCCCTGGTCCGCCCAGACGTCGGAGCGGCCCGGTGTCTCGTTCTGGGTCCACCACTTGGCGGTCCAGTTGTGTCCGTTGTACGAGGCGGACTTGCCGCCGGTGTAGACGGTCGAGGAGCTCCAGGGCGAGGCGCACTCGGCGGCGGACGCCGTGGTAGCGGCCGGGCCCAGGACGATCAGCGCGCCGACCGCCGCCAGTGCGGCCGCGAGGCTGGTGAGGCGTTTGAGCATGCGACATCTCCTAACGGGCGGGGCGGGGGATGGGCCCGCGCCGCCATGGGGGATGTCGGTGACTCAAGCGAAAATGGTCTGAACCTGTCAAGGTCTAGACCAGGTTGGGAAGGTAAAACCTCGAACGAATCCCTGCCGTGCCCGCTAGGGAACCGGCACTACGTGGGCATCGGCCAAGGCGGGCTCGGGCAGGATGCATCCGGTGCGTGCGCTTTTCTCTCTGCGCACCATGTCGGTTCGAGAAGGGTGCGGCGATGACGGATACGGCCCCCGGGCGGCTCGCGATCTCACGGGCGACGCTCGACGACTGGCGTGTGGTGACCGGGTGGGCGGCGGACGAGGGCTGGAACCCGGGACTCGGCGACGCCCCCTCGTTCTTCGCGCAGGACCCCGAAGGGTTCTTCGTGGGACGCCTCGACGGCGAGCCCGTCTCCGCGGTCTCCGTCGTCAACTACGGGCGGGACTACGCGTTCCTCGGCTTCTACCTCGTCCGCCCCGACCAGCGAGGCCGCGGCTTCGGCCTCGCCACGTGGCAGGCCGGCCTCGCGCACGCCGACGGCCGGACGGTGGGCCTGGACGGTGTCCCCGGCCAGCAGGACAACTACCGCCGCTCCGGCTTCGCCCGGGAATACGGCACGCTGCGCTACATCGGCCCGCTGTCGGCGGTGGGGGCGCCCGACCGGCACGTACGCCCCGTCGAGGCGGCGGGCCTGCGGGCGCTTCTCGCGTACGACGGAGCGTGCCTGCCCGCCGACCGGCCGCGCTTCTTGGAGTCCTGGCTCGCCGCCCCCGGCCACCGCGCCCTCGCCCGCATCGTCGACGGCAGGCTGACGGGGTACGGCGTGCTGCGGCCGGGCCGCGACGCCCTGCGCGTCGGGCCGCTGTTCGCGGACACCCGCGCCGACGCCGAGGCGCTCCTGGACGCGCTGGTCGCCGAGGCGGACGGCGGACCGGTCGCGATGGACGTGCCCGAGTCCAACGCCGAGGCCGTCGCGCTGGCCGAGGCACGCGGCATGAAGCCGACCTTCGACACGGCCCGTATGTACACCGGGCCCATCAGGGAGTTCGCGCAGGAGCGGGTCTTCGGGGTCACCACGCTCGAACTGGGCTAGCGGCCCTGGGGCCGCGGCCGCTCATGAACGCTTGAGCGCCACGGGCCGGGCGTGTATGCCCTGGCCCGTGGCGCTCAGGCGTTCATATCGGTCGCAGCCGCTTCAGGCGGCGGCCGCGCGCGTCACTGCCGCGGAGGCTCGTGGCCCTGATCCCCGCCGAACTGTCCCCTGAGCTTCTCCTGAGCCGTGTCGACCTGACCCTGGTACTTGCCCTGGGTCTTGCCGTCGACGAAGTCGCCGGCCTTGTCGATGCCCTGGCCGGCCTTGTCCTCGTGACCCTTGAGCATCTGCTTGAGCTTGTCCATCACAGACATCGTCGGCCTCCTAGGTGTGAGCCGTTCTTCTCAGCATGGAGGCTCGTCCGGCTCACCGCATCTCGCCCCCATCGGGTGCTCGTCTTCTCCGTCAGGTGATCGTCAGCCTCCGCCTGGCCGTGGCCCGCGAGCTGCTGCCCACGTAGAGATCGACCGCGCCCTCCTCGACGCGGAACTCCCCGTCCGGCGCGTTCGTCCAGAAGCCGAGGTCGTCGGCGCTGATCCGGAAGCGGACCGTCCGGGACTCGCCGGGCCCCAGCGTCACCCGCCGGAAGCCGCGCAGCCTGCGTACCGGCTGGGTGATGCTCGCGGTGACGTCATGGACGTACAGCTGGACGACCTCGTCGCCCGCCCGGTCCCCGGTGTTGGTGACGGCCACCGAGACCTCCAGGGTGTCGCCCCGGCGCAGCGCGTGCGCCGCGATCCGGTCGCGGCTCAGCTTCGGCTCGCCGGTCTCGAACGTCGTGTAGCTCAGGCCGTGGCCGAACGGGAACTGCGGGTCCGGGGGCAGGTCCAGGTACTTCGACGAGTACTTGTTGTCCGCGTCGTAGGGGCGGCCCGTCGACTCGTGGTTGTAGTGGACCGGGATCTGGCCGACCGCGCGCGGGAACGACACGGGCAGCTTGCCGCCGGGCACGACCTTGCCGAACAGCACGTCGGCGATGGCGTTCCCCGCCTCAAGGCCCGGATGCCAGGCCTCCAGGACGGCGGGGGCCGAGTCCAGCCAGCCGCCCATGGTCAGCGGGCGGCCGTTGACGAGGACGACCACGAACGGCTTCCCCGTCGCGGCGACGGCCGCCACCAGCTTCCCCTGCCCGCCGGGCAGACCGATGTCGCCGCGCGCCGCCGCCTCGCCACTCATCGCGGGCGGCTCCCCGACCACCACCACCGTCACCTCGGCGGCCCCCGCCGCGGCCACCGCCTTCCCCATGCCACCGGTGTCCTCGCCCCCGGGACCCACACCTCGGGCGTACGTCACCTTCGCGCCCGGAGCCGCGCGCCGGACGGCGCCCAGGACCTTCACCGAGGGGTACTTCTTCACGGCCGCCGGAAAGGACCAGGTGCCGAGGAGGTCGTCGGAGTCGCCGAACGGGCCGACGACCGCGATGGACCGGACGGACGGCTTCAGGGGCAGCACCTTCTGCTTGCTCTTCGCGTGCTCCTCGTTCTTCAGGAGGACCATCGAGCGCGCGGCGGTCTCGCGAGCCGCCTCGCGCGCGGCGGCGGTCGGCCCGTCGACGGCGTCGCCCTCGTCGACGTACGGATCGTCGAAGAGCCCGAGGTCGAACTTGAGGCGCAGGATGCGGGCGACCGCGTCGTCGAGCCGGTCCCCGCTGATCTTCCCCTCGCGCAGCAGCTTCTTGCCGTACGTGAGCAGGTGCGTGCTGGTCATCTCCATGTCGACGCCCGCGTTGAGGGCGAGGCGGGCCGCCGCCGCGCCGTCCTCGGCGAAGCCGTGCGGGATCAGCTCCTGGACACCGCTCCAGTCACTGACGACGACACCGTCGAAGCCCCACTCCTTCTTCAGGATGTCGGTCAGCGTGTGGGAGTTGCCGTGCGCCGGGACGCCGCTGATGGTGTTGAAGGAGGCCATCACCGTCGCCGCACCGGCCTCCAGCGCCGCCTTGAACGGCGGCAGGTAGAGATTGCGCAGGCGCGACTCCGAGACGTCCACGGTGTTGTAGTCGCGCCCGCCCTCCGCGCCGCCGTAGGCGACGAAGTGCTTGGCGCAGGCGGCGACGCGGTCCTTCGCGCCGTACGCCGCCGAGCCGTCCGAGCCGTCTTCGCCCCGCTCGCCCTGGTAGCCCGCCACCTTCGCCGCGGCGAACGCCGCCGTCAGATACGGGTCCTCGCCGTTGCCCTCGGCGATACGGCCCCAGCGCGGCTCGTGGGTCACGTCCATCATCGGCGAGAACGTCCAGTGCACGCCGTTCGAACGTGCCTCCTTCGCCGAGACCTCGCCGTCCTTCCGCGCCACTTCCGGGTCGAAGCTCGCTGCCTGCGCCAGCGGGATCGGGAACGTCGTCCAGAAGCCGTGGATGACGTCGAGCCCGAACACCAGCGGGATCCCGAGCCGGGACTCCTCGACGGCGATGCGCTGGAGGGCGTTGGTGGCCTTCGCGCCGAAGATGCTCAGGACGGACCCGAGCCGGCCCGCGCGCGCCGCGTCCTCGGCCTTCCTGACGGCCTCGGACGCGCCGCCGCCGGGGCCCGTGTCCCAGCCCCACGGCAGCTGCTGGAGCTGCCCCAGTTTCTCTTCGACAGTCATACGGTCCAGCAGCCGCCGGACGCGAGGGTCGTGCGGGTCGGCGGCCGCCCCCGCTGCTCCGGCGGCGCCCACCGCGCCTCCCGTGGCCGCCGTAGCGCCGATCGCGGACAGCAGAGTACGCCTTCGTACATCACGCATGCGTTCGCCTTCTCACCTCGGGGCGGGGGTTAACTTCTGTGGTGGCCACAAGAGTTGAAGCGAAAGTACGTTCCTGATACACGCGGGTCAACAGACGCGGCAGGGGCGGAAGCCACGAGATCCACGCGGGCGGGTGAACCCTTGACCTCAAGTTTGGTCGAGGTCTTAACGTTCTCCTCATGAGCATGGAAGTCACCGCCTGGAGTCAGCTGCACAGCGTCATGAACGCACAGCAGGACCGCCGCCCCTTCGCCCGCGCCACACTGCGCCGCATCGGCGCCTTCGCGCGGCCCCACCGCCGCCGTATCTGGTACTTCGTGCTGCTGAGCGTCATCACCGCGCTCCTGGCCGTGGCCACACCCGTCCTGGCCGGCGGAGTCGTCAACGCCATCGTCTCCGACGCCGACTCCTCGACCGTCGTGCGCTACGCCCTGCTGATCGCCGCCATCGCGCTCGCCGAGGCCGGCCTCGGCCTGCTGAGCCGCTGGCTTTCGGCGAACCTCGGGGAAGGCCTCATCCTCGACCTGCGCACCGCCGTCTTCGACCACGTCCAGCGCATGCCCGTCGCCTTCTTCACCCGCACCCGCACGGGCGCGCTGGTCAGCCGCCTGAACAACGACGTGATCGGCGCCCAGCGCGCCTTCAGCAACACGCTCTCCGGAGTCGTCGGCAACATCGTCACGCTGCTGCTCACACTCGCCGTCATGCTCACCCTCTCGTGGCAGATCACGCTGCTCGCGCTGGTGCTGCTGCCGGTGTTCGTCGTGCC is a genomic window containing:
- a CDS encoding DUF6328 family protein, translated to MNTSDGKPRGGAGAEDTDDDRRETESERADRRWTELIQEVRVAQTGVQILFGFLLTVVFTPRYAELGDTDQKIYVVTVILGSTATGALIGPVSFHRIVSGRQIKPQAVVWASRLTLAGLILLLGTSTAALLLVLRIATDDTVVPWLVAGVVAWYLLCWFVLPAWARYRHTSAD
- a CDS encoding nitroreductase family deazaflavin-dependent oxidoreductase, producing MAKTYRMNAGTRVINRVFHTMTRLGVGKGYRYNLTVRGRKTGRSYSTPVDVMSDGDERWLVAAYGVSDWVRNARAAGQVGLGRGGRSRTHKVVELGPEESVPVLRQYLREVPVTRAYFDVTGESSDEEFAAEAARHPVFRLEPLT
- a CDS encoding NADP-dependent succinic semialdehyde dehydrogenase, translated to MPIATVNPATGETLETFEPIAPAEIERRLAAAHAAYGHHRTTSFGERSRLLRRAAELLEEDTESIARTMTTEMGKPIKAARAEAAKCVKAMRWYADHAEGLLADEHPAEADVRDSGASRAVVHYRPLGVVLAVMPWNFPLWQVVRFAAPALMAGNVGLLKHASNVPRTALYLEDLFRRAGFPEGCFQTLLVGSDAIEDILRDHRVAAATLTGSEPAGRAVASVAGDEIKKTVLELGGSDPYLVLPSADVEQAAKTAVTARVQNNGQSCIAAKRFIVHADVYEAFRERFVAGMRKLTVGDPLSEETDVGPLSSERGRADLEELVDDAVAHGATALCGGQRPKEQERGWFYAPTVLADITPRMRIHREETFGPVATLYRVDDLDEAVALANDTPFGLSSNVWTRDEADIARCVRDLQAGGVFFNGMTASHPGLPFGGVKRSGYGRELSGHGIREFCNATTVWHGPAE
- a CDS encoding TetR/AcrR family transcriptional regulator — its product is MDHAEAEARLLDAAEKLFYERGVQAVGMDQVRTASGVSLKRLYQVFPSKSELVRACLDRHDRRWRARLAAHVEGCPAGRERVLAVYDWLYEWFTEPDFRGCAFINAYGELGAVDQAVADTVRAHKSAFHDYLAGLVASAGGSERAVAPLVLLAEGAMTAAAISGSPEPARQARLGAAQLLAAP
- a CDS encoding nuclear transport factor 2 family protein, producing the protein MTTPSTPRPPVPPFSHRSAVEKVRLAEDGWNSRDPEKVALAYSEDSHWRNRAEFVTGRDAIVALLSRKWARELEYRLIKEVWAHSDDRIAVRFAYEWRDDSGQWYRSYGNENWQFDADGLMRARHASINDLPIQESDRLYHWPLGRRPDDHPGLTELGL
- a CDS encoding HemK2/MTQ2 family protein methyltransferase, whose product is MTTQTRTSMPPPVRPAHLLAPPGVYAPQYDTELLTRALHREGIDEGTSVLDLGTGTGALAVAAARRGARVTAVDISWRAVLTARLNARLAGQSVTVRHGDLRTALPKGPYDLVVSNPPYVPSPSPRLPRRGAARAWDGGPAGRALVDRVCDAAPRALRPGGVLLMVHSALCDADATLDRLAKLGMRAEVSDREFIPFGPVLRSRRGWLRRRGLLGEDDNREELVVIRAELR
- a CDS encoding CDGSH iron-sulfur domain-containing protein, whose product is MPNSAEQPRRVTIDPEGPLLVEGPVEVVGDDGAVHTSRRFAVAICTCRRSRTYPWCDTSHRRRVKPDGGRARTAGRQDQETDTSS
- a CDS encoding DUF5133 domain-containing protein; the protein is MLLAHPAVLEDLVERYKALAVLRADQGDAAARQEFEDVAYSLCLATGTSDVDAALVAASHRLPGARVTDDSLLSA
- a CDS encoding CBS domain-containing protein, translating into MTTARDIMTPGAECAGAEETVTQAATKLTELGVGALPICGTDDRLKGVITDRDIVVKVLGKGKDPAKVLVKELAQSEAVTIGADDSVDEVFATMTSHKVRRLPVIDGHTLVGMVALADAARALSDPKAGQLLEALSTD
- a CDS encoding glycoside hydrolase family 19 protein; protein product: MLKRLTSLAAALAAVGALIVLGPAATTASAAECASPWSSSTVYTGGKSASYNGHNWTAKWWTQNETPGRSDVWADQGTCGGGTGPGNPDPSGFVVSEAQFNQMFPNRNSFYTYKGLTDALKAYPGFANTGSDTVKRQEAAAFLANVSHETGGLVHVVEQNQNNYPHYCDKTQPYGCPAGQAAYYGRGPIQLSWNFNYKAAGDALGIDLLNNPYLVEQNPAIAWQTGLWYWNTQSGPGTMTPHNAMVNGAGFGETIRAINGTLECNGGNPAQVQSRIDKYKAFTQILGTTTGANLSC
- a CDS encoding 4-hydroxybenzoate 3-monooxygenase; its protein translation is MPVVIVGAGPAGLTVANILRAASVECVVLETESREFIEQRPRAGFLEEWAVRALELRGLADRLLARAQAHSECEFRGAGRRHRFRYGELSGHRHFVYPQPLLVTDLVRAYADEAGGDIRFGVRDVALHGIDTDRPSVAYTDPATGERVRIDCDAVAGCDGARGVTRACLPAEHVTVARRDYGIGWLALLAEAPPSSERVVFGLHPRGFAAHMARSPEVTRYYLQCPPGDDPATWRHERVWAELHQRLAADGAPPLVEGRLIEKRVLDMHNYVVEPMAYGRLYLAGDAAHLTAPIAAKGMNLALHDALLLGDALVAYVGEGDERGLRGYSAAALRRVWEYQEFSQWFADLLHGASSGDPFAAGIADARLRRLFDSPAAAVAFAELYIGKVSVG
- a CDS encoding GNAT family N-acetyltransferase, coding for MTDTAPGRLAISRATLDDWRVVTGWAADEGWNPGLGDAPSFFAQDPEGFFVGRLDGEPVSAVSVVNYGRDYAFLGFYLVRPDQRGRGFGLATWQAGLAHADGRTVGLDGVPGQQDNYRRSGFAREYGTLRYIGPLSAVGAPDRHVRPVEAAGLRALLAYDGACLPADRPRFLESWLAAPGHRALARIVDGRLTGYGVLRPGRDALRVGPLFADTRADAEALLDALVAEADGGPVAMDVPESNAEAVALAEARGMKPTFDTARMYTGPIREFAQERVFGVTTLELG